The DNA segment TCACAGATCCATAAGATTTATATCCATATGTTCCTATGAGACTGCATCATCTGATTTAGGCCCTGTCTCTGATCAAAACCACAAAATCTGAAAAACCCACTAGTGAATGGTTTTGTCATCCTGATGTCAAATGATTATTTGTCAAAGTTACATGATACTGATGTTTGATTGCATAGTGGCTTTTTTTTCAATAAACACTGTAACTGAGACAAATGACCTCCTAATGTCACTGTAGAATATTTTTATTTagataaaaatcacaatttaAAGCCACAATATACATTTGATACTATACCAGTGGTGGTCCTATAACATATAGCCTTAAAAAAATTTTATTGGCTCATGTTGTTGCTCAGTTAGTAAAATAGTTGAGTTTGGCGTTAATCACTATGATTTGAGTTCCGTTTTGGTGTCATACATCAAAATGATACACAGTCAAATATTTTATACTTTTGTTCACAAAattaaaaatctgtaaaacctatTTCAGTCTAGCCTGTGGATGTTTTCTTGACACACTTCAGAAACAAGAGTCTCAGTTGCATGGGGGTGGTTTGCTTGAGTTGATCTGGGTTTGGATCTGTGTTGTGTGGGGGGGTCCTTGGGCCTCATTCTGATTGGTTGAAATAGCAATTTATTAGTGTATTTGGGTatggaaatggaaaaagaaaTGTTTCTGTAGCACAACTAAATTTTCTGATTTACTTCTGTAGGGGCCAACAGCATACGTTCTGACCTATGAGCAGAACCGGTACCTGATCTGGAATCCCAGCAGTGGACAGTACTACAGCCAGTATGACACCTTCTGTCCACTGCAAACTATCGGCTGCCTGGTCACCAGTGACAATGTATGTATGGGAAGAGCAATTACATGATACTATAATGCAGGGCTTTAGTTTttataagcaaaaaacaaaatactaCCAGATTGTGTGCAAACGTTTTTTACAGTGTCTGAAAGTGTCTGAAAGTAAATATGAGAATATGAGCGAGAAGATGTATTTCTTTTAAAGGGAAACTGTGGAATAGTGCTCATTTAAAACTTAAGCAATGTACTTCCTTTATGTTCAAAAaagcattaaatgcatttatattTGAGTTAGGgctgtaattgaaaaaaaaaaaaatgtatgtatatatatatatatatatatatggtatatTGTTTTCTTTCTACTTGACTCCATGTATTGTGTAGCTTAAGCTGTAAAGTAGGTGGGTATTAGTAAGCTTTGCTTCTGCTTGGGCATTTTTCAGGCAAATTGTattatttctctcttcttctgctgttttgaAAGGCATATATGACTGGAAAAAATAAACTCTAAGTCACTTTCACTCTATGTTTAGGTGTATTTCAACATTCAACAATACACCTCCCCAATGCGGGTGAGTTTTGACACTGGAAAAGCCAATCTGTGGAAGCCTTTTTTCTCACGATCCTTCTCCAACCCTGGCCTGTCGAGTGTACAGGTGAGTGTTCAGCATTTTTTCATAACCTTCCAGTATGTTCTTTAGTATGATTTGGTATTCTACTATGTGATCATCTTCAGCCAGAGCAGCTGGTGTATCGTCGCATAGACAAGGGAGCTGCAGCAGAGCTTCAGGACAGGTATAACGGCACTAGCACGTACTTATAGCAGTGTCTTGTTGATTTATTAGGCTATAATAACAAACATAAGAAACATCTCACATTTCCTAGAATTGAGAAGATCCTGAAGGAAAAGATCATGGAGTGGCGCCCTCGCCATCCAACCCGCTGGAACCGCTACTGCACCAGCACCCTGAAACAATTTCTGCCCAAACTGGAGATGAGTGGTGGGCAGGACTTGGCTGAGGGGCACCGGCACGAGCTGCAGAGCCTGCTGGGAGACCACAGGGTAAGTCTGAGGGAGTGACTGAAAACCAGCCTCTAAGGTCATTTCAGCACATGGTCTCACTTAAATAAATTTCTGTGACTCTACACCAataggagtgtttttttttttttttttcattttagatttCAGGATTTCCCTTGCACCTGCCATTCTCGGAAATCCGGCCCATCATAGAGGCAGTCTACAGCACCGGAGTTCACAATGTTCAGGCGTCAAACGTTGAGTTTGCCCTGGCTGTGTATGTACATCCCTATCCTAGTAATGTCCTGTCTGTGTGGGTGTATCTGGCATCTCTTATCCGCATGTAAAACAAGAGGCACTCTGCATCACTGGCCTTTGTATTCCtgtatttcactaattttttACACATTCATTTCCACATGCTTTAATTTAAATATTAAATCCAAACAGGAGCCTATAATAGAGCCACAGCCTCAAGACCTGGAAAAACATCACTGGCACTTACTACACTGATTTTAATGAATTAGATGAAACAGAGAGCAAGTGTCTAGATATTTTCATTACCTGATGAGCTCAGCATACTGGGCTGTTTTATATTCATGTACAGTTTAGTATCCTGTTATTAATATGTgtcacatttgcaaatgtacaatttttttaaagatttttttttttttacataaaaattaaaaagaacagAGCTTTAATCCCAAGATACTTTTATTGTTCTGCTTCTTAATTTCCCATTTCCAATAGAAAGCATCATGCAAAACCTGTGAAACAAGCAAACAAATCTTACTCCAGACTGATTAAAGATGTAATACAATGTACTGAAAGCTGAACAACTACACAGTAGGCTGTTCCCATTCCGAGGGTTCCTCTATTCAGACACCTCTTAGCTACTGTACACTAAAAGCTCTTCAGTGTCATATCAAAATAGTCTCTCCTGTATGAACATTGGTCCGTATTTTTTTTACTTGCAACATTGGAGtgcataacaaaaaaataaaaggggTTTGGCGAATACGAACAAGTATCACAAAAATGGCAAAGACTATACAGCAACATGAATCTCTATGCCTAGACACTCTTCACTGATGTCTCAGTACCTGAAGGGCTACTGTGTCTGTATGAAGGATTTTAATGTCTAACTGGATAGAGCAGGATGTGGGCCATTCAACAAACGTGACCTTATCCTTCTAACATGACTGCTGTTCAGCTCTAGTAGAAAAGGTGGTAACAATCAATtcaatttaattaattttcaacATCACCCTTTTCCTGCATAAACAATATCAGTTTACATATATTATGGTGATTATAAGTGGGTCACTAAACAGCTGTGGGAGAAGCAGACTTGTGTAAATAAGCATTGTTTTAGTGACAGAGGAAACATGTTTTAACTACAGAAAACACAAAGTTCTTGGTTTTTACATTTCTATAGCTCActttttcaaaaccaaaaaaaaaaaaaaaacaaaacaaaaaccagaaTTTACATTTGCAGACACTTCAAATCCAATATCACCCCTTTTCTAAAGGGTTATTTCCATTTAAATACAGATGGGAATGGAAATAACAGGAGCAAAGTTACAGTTTCATCAGAAACCTTTTTAAGTGACACAAAATAcagcaaatgttttttttctagcaTAAAGTGCAATAAAAAGAGATGGGAGAATTCATGAGAGTGGTGCTTGTCAAGATCACTCTCCAGAGCGACAGCAGGCTCTGAAGCCACACTGCAGGTTCTGGCAGCCGCTGGCCGTCTCTGCATGAGGACCTGGGGAGAAGCACCACACGGTGGTCATCCACAAAACCACAGGAgtcttaaaaaaacaactaaatttaaCATAATAcatctaaaataaaatataaagaataaatcagACAAAGCAGTGCAGTTCATAGAGTACATCATACTGGCTACAATAATGCTTACTTACCTTCCACCTCAGCATCATCGGTTACTTACACTAGGACACATGCTGTGTAGGTGGGGTTAATGATATTTGTTACATTGCTCACACATTTCCATCCACTATCTTCACCAACACGGAATACACTATGACATCATAATGGTGTATAATGTttccaaagagaaaaaaaggccTAAAGTTTCCCTTGTGGATGTTACCATTGATATTGTCGCAGTAATAGAAGTGCTCATCATTGAGGGAAGGACAAGCTGACACCAGCTCCTGCAGCCCCACCTCAGTGATGAAGAGGCAGCCCGACAAGTTCAGATGCTCCAGGACAGGAAGCCCCCCACACTGAGACAGAGCCCTGAAACACAGAGCAGCAAATTCTCATTACAGATACAGTTCTATGTGCACAGTGTGGTGGAGGAAATACTGACAACTGGATCTAATGGAATACAAGCTCTTTACTTCAATGATCCTAATTACTAAGTGGAATAGTCACAcctgcacttctgtttttcttttatctgccTGTAATAAACACTGAAATGTGGTCTTATCCACACTGAACATGTGAGAAAGGTTGCAGGGTGGAGCTGACTGAGCTACGTGACAAAGTGCTTGTACCGCTGACCTCACCCACAGTTTATTACACCGGCTTTTGTTTTCAGCGGGTACTTGGCACTAAAAAGGAGCTCTGTAACTACATCAATGCAACCTGACaaaatgttttagttagtttcatcCTACTGCATTACAGCTTATTCTACCATTCCAAATAAATCCACATTAATCCAGTTTCTTCTGGGAAATCATGGTACTTAAAGTCCCTGTGAAACACCTTGCAGCATTGTATTTACTTTTGCACATTTATGGCCAAGTGTTGTCTCATATGAGGCAGTTATTTATGTTTGCAAAGAATTATTAAAgaggtaaaatgcaaaaataatcaaatgtgaTGAAATAAAGTATGATTACATTTAACTATGATTGAATTTACACAGAAattacttttcagtgaaatatagaATTACATATCACCCATCcctgtcctctgtattttatcaGGTATTGGTGTATAGGTGACATTTTGCACAAGATAaatcataaaaacactaaaagatTGTATTTAATTTCATGGAGACTTTAAAAGTTCAATAAGATGGGCGTTTGCTTAAGGGGCCTGTTGTTGGAGTCTGTTGTGCTGGGGGCCAGTCATTTGTTGATGCGAGCCAAATCTACTTCTAAGCTGTCTCATAGCTTACATACATCATGACAATCTATACATTGATTTCTATGTAGAGGACTCATCTGTTTTTACATGAAAATCATTAACTTGCTCCTGGATTCTTCAGTGCCTCTCTACTATAGTAAAAGTGGCTAACATTATACACTGTTAAACATGGAGTCAGCTAATGGAAGGATCCGCTTTCAGTACAAAATAGAACACATATCACAATaaacttcacataagcacatacaaATCTTACATAATGTCTAAAACAATGTTATTTTAGTTGACTGAAATGAAGTGAAGGCTGATCTTTACCTCAAGCCCATATCAGTGACTTGATAACATCCAGAGAGACTGAGAAATCTCAGTGAGCGTTTTGCCTCTGACTGGTGAGTCCTGTTTTCATGCTCAAGACACTGCAGACTCCCCAATGAGGAGCATTTAGTCCGAAACCCCGCAGTGCTGCCTCTGCTGCTGGCCAACTCGCACTGTGGCTCTGTAAAAGTCCTGAGAGCCACATCACTCGTACAGCACGTGGAGTGACCACAAAACACTTCCCTGGACATGGCATACTGCTGTTGCAAATAGGAGACGTTTGAGCCTGTCCTGTGCCCTCGCCTCCTGCTCCTTCTGCAACAGCATGAATCTCCCACAATCTGCGTCTCTATGAACCTATCTGCTTCAGGAACAGACAGCCCGCCGCGACGACTCCAGTCTGCTGCATCTTCGATATCGGCAAGGTCTGAAGAGTCCAGTACCCAGACTTGTGTAGGAGGGCAGGCAGCACCCCAACGGCCTGTCCCCTGCTTGAAAATGAAGGCCTGGCGCTTCCTCCTCACTTGATGAATGTTACTCCGATCCACCAGTGTGATTTGTACAGCGGAATTTTTGAGAAGCTTGGCTCGCTGGTCTGAGCGTTTTTCTGTGCTTGTGAGGTCACCTAGGCCAATGGACAATTTCTTTAGAGTATAATCTGTTATCTTCTCACAGCCTGACAGATCCAGGTGCTCCAGAGAGCAACATGCTCCAAGAGATAACCAGCTGAAAGACAACAGGGATATCAAAAATACACTGATGAGTAGTGAATAAGCCTGTGGCTGGTTCATTGTCCCACTATGTAAcaattatgtattttcaaaagCCACTTTCAGTTCACAGTGTATCATTTCTGCCGCTAAGGCTcttcataaaattaaaaaaagacagagtAGTAGATGATACTGCAACATGGCTTAAGATGGCAAGAGATGTTTTTACTACTGCTGCTGAGAAAATTTAGGTTACTAAAGAGGATATGATACCATAGGCAACCAAATGAAACCATTACATTGACTAAAATTACAGGTatccaaatatgaacaaacatttGACATAATGTGAGAACACAACCAAATATTTAACATAAGTCTAGTTGTTCATATTATAGCCTTTAATAGTTACCTGTCAAATGCTAAATCTGTAACATTGGTCTGTGTCAGATCCAGATGAGTAATATTAGGGCAGAGACTGAGGATCTGGCGGACCTGAAAAGAGGACAAAAATAAGTTATAGTTTTTCCACAAGATTAAAACATTTACAATGTGACATAGTGTTGCCAAATTATGTCAGGTGATATGTAATTACAGTGTGATGTCAGTTTTCTTACACTACATACCATTTTACTAGACACTGTAGAACTGTACGCCAGAACAATAGACTTCACAGAGGCACCCACAGCTGGCAACAGGTTCTGGATAATTCCATGGAGAAGTCTCTTCTCCCGCTGAGCGTTGCTAATAGCCATGTAGCCCTCTGTATTCCCTGATTCATCTAGGAAGACAAAGAACAAGACaggataaaataaacattttatttatgaCTATTAAGACATAACCTACCTATGGCTTTCTAGTGAAGCAGTTTATTATCagtgaattataagagcctttcAACCTTGTGCAGACTATTAAAAAGGTGAAAAAAGGTGACTTTTCACCACCACACAGAGAGGAATGCCATGTCTCAGGATGCAATGCAGACATATTTCGATGTTCACCGCTATATGTTTTTATTACTGCCATATTAACAAGACCCACTGAACCCTGTGCACCATCTCTTCATACTCCTTTCAAAACCAAATACAAAAATGACTCAATATAATCATCCACATTAAACATATAACAtactttcttaaaaaaaaaaaaaaactcttatgtTGTCAATGTATAGACTGCACTGAAGTCAGTAGCTCACCAGACTCATCAACATCAGCATCCTCGTCCCACTCTTGATAGGCCCGACCCTCCTTCTGACGACTCTTCACCCACTCCTCATCTGGCTCCTGGTCAAGATCCCCAGGGGGACCGTTATAATAATCACCTATGCACAAGAAACACAAACACTTACCACCAGTCAACCACCAcaaagctccaaaagtgttttaaAATTACCATATAATGTGATTTTACATAATGACAGAGATTTGTAAACAAtatattgttttaaatgtgcattATGGAAGATTTAGACATGCTGATGTGGTTATGTGAAGTTTGTAATTGAGTCTGGTTCGTACTGGGAGCTGATCATTTTTCTGTGCTAATGATGGTCTTAGTTGCCTATTATATCATGGTATCAGCCTGTTCACACTAATATCTACACTATGTAATGGTCagattttctatttaaaaaaaaaaaaataattctcaCTCTCACCCTCTCTTCTGCCACTAATAGTGTGTAACACAGGATAGCGCTAGTTTAAAAATGCAGCCAGCTAATGTCAACAGATGTCCAGCTCCCAGCATAACATAGAGTCCaaaacaaacttcacataagcacTTGTAAATCTTGCATAGTGAACCTTTGTCAGAGTTTTCATCAGCCATAACTGGCCTACCTCTGGCCCAGCGCACAGGGTAGAGGTGCCTCCACAGAGAACCAGTTTTGGCTAGGTCTGACCAAGAAGAGCACACTTGACTACAGCGACACAGGTCTTCAGGGCCCAAATAGTGGAAAAGCCTCAGCATGATTTCTGAAGGAAGTTGGGAGATGTGGGTTGAAGAATTCACATTCTGCTCCAGTTCTGagggaaaaataaacacaatgacTTTGTTTGAAGAACAAGCTGATTGTTGAAATGATAAACTATTTTTCCACTGACCAAGAGAACTGAATTATTTAAACTGTTTCATACAACTGCCTTTGTTTAATTAGTTACACTCAAATTGCAAAAAGCTTCAGTTGAGGTCAACAGATTTTTTGTTTGACccttttgttttgtgtctgaCATGATTAATGTTaactaaaatattcactaaccataATCTGTCTTCTCATGGTCGGCATATTTGAAGGCTTTCTGCAGCTCCTCTGCTTGTGTCCACAGACTGAAACCCTTCAGCACCTCAGCAGCACTGCCCCATTGCTGCTGGCTGCAGTGCTGTGCTATCACCTGTTTCTTGATGTCCTTGAGCTCCTCGTAGGTGAAGTACTGCATAAGCATGGGCTGAAACACCTGCAATAATTCTCCACTGTTAACAGTTTCTAACAATGCATAGAGACATATACAACATTAAATAAAACTCATCAAATGTATTTGGAAGTGTCAACATTTGCTATTTCTGAGCACATTTGTCTTACCCAAACATTAATATCATGGTTAAACAAGAACATGACATTTAAACATATTatacctcttcttcctccttcatgTGGGGCAGAAAGTCTTGAGTAAAAGCTTCTAGTCTTTCCTTCAGCTGCCGGGCATAGTTAAGCTGCTCatattcactctaaaacaaatgACAATTCTTCATTTATTGGATCCCTTTAAACAGTGAGACTTTTACAATGGCTATTAGTTAAGTGTTTTGGTGacataattagattttttttttttacagtacaacaTTTAATGTATAGTTATAAACAACTCAGCATTACTTTTTCTGATGAGACtgaaatgaaaaactgaaataaattcaGCCATTAAAAAAAGCACCAAACAATATTATTCATCTCAAGAGAAACATTTTTCTTCTAGAAGAAACTGCAGGATCGCAACTGAAACAGAATGTTCTTTTCTGTTTCACAGAGTGACTGGGGCAGAGTGGAAGTTAGGATTTAACACAATTACATCATTTTGGAAAACCCATTTTTAGTTTACCAGTGGCTTGAGAGAGAACAATAACACTCGCCTCCTGTTAAGCAGATCACAAAAACAACAGCCCTGACTATTATACAAAGTATCCCACTTACTCCTGCAGTTTGATGCAAATATCAAAGTGTTCATGTTATGAAATCATACACTGCAATTTGTCAAATgacttacatttttattatttaaccctatttacaattaatgCCTCTTCATGAAAAGTATAAGTTATCAAGGTAATGTTAGTCAAGCAATGTTTGTGTGGCTACCATAGCCGTTATTCCAATGACAGGCTGTTAACCTATAATTAAGCCATGAGTTTTGGCTGTGCTCTGCTGGACTCCTATATGACTTTCTTGAATTGCTCTTGGTAGGTGCCTTATGTCTATTCCCATTTCTAAATAAAAGGACAAAACGTcttttaaacatgtaaaaaaaaaaaaaaaaaaaacacttgctaTTTACCTTAACGCTGTGCAGACCTTTTTCAAAGAGGGAGAGCATCTCTGAGAGTTTATTGTCAGAGTGCACATTGTACACAGTGCAGCACCGCTGCTGCAGGAGGCCGATAATATACTcattttcaatttgttcatgcaTCTTAAACTCCTTAAAGGTGGCGCACAGAGACTGAAGAAATGAGCGGAAATCATTGTTGTTAGAGAAGTTGGTCTTTGACAGCTgtgaagacaaagacaacaacaaagcaTGTATTAGACGTAGCTTGTACTTTTACAGAGCCCTTACATGTAACTTTCAACATATAATGGCATTAGAGCAGAATAATAACCCAGACTGTGGTCTAAGTAAACTCATCTTACTAACAATGCAGTTTAGCTTACGCTAGCACACCCGCTGTGTTGAGCCGTTATGTATGGCTAACCGAACGAGCAGAATTTTAACACTGAGCCGGAGAATTAGTAGCAATGTACACAGTATATCAGACTAATGTTGCATAAGAAACATGAAAGTTAGTTTGCTAACAACCGACACAATTAGCCACCTTTAGCTTTAGCTGGGTAGAAAGTTCATAGGGACAAACCAGTTCAAAACAATAGCCACATTAACATGTACGTGTAATATGCTAAGGAATAACCCATTAATTATAGTGCCAAATAGCATTAACTGCAGTACTTATTCCTAACCACGAAGTTAGCTAACGCCTCCACAGCCTAGTCGTGAGACAAACATCCGATAGGTTTGTGGCTTCAGTGCTGTGGGCAGTAGCTAGCTGGAGTGCTAGCTAGTAGTCACTCGTCAGTTAAGTAAACAGCTCCAGATATTCCTCTGTAAATCCACATTTTAATGGTCTTCGTTTAACATTCATACCTTCTCACAATACAGACCCACGAGCTGCTTCATTCGCCAGTGTGGGCCAGTAAAAACATCCACCTCATCAGGAAAAGGAGCCATCTTCACACACTGATCCTCAGTGCGTCATCTGGACTGCTGGTGATACAATCAAGCAGGAGGCGTGGACCATCGAACCACGTGACCACAATTTATAAACGAGGTTTCAAAAAGACGATAGAAAATCCAACACACCGGGATTAATAAAAATAACGATTTTATAAAATAAGGCAAATAAACCACAAAGGctctaaatacataaaaaaaattaaaacaattacaAAAAATACTCAACATAAAATACTGACGAATATTCAACCACTACTTATcgcatttattttcatattctacAGCTCTGTTGACTTACATTAACCTCAGTGTTTAACACTGGCAAAGGAATGACGCTTTTAAAggttataatataaaatataccCTGTAAACTGAACGCAAGTGCACTTAAAAGTTTAGGCTGAGGGGAAATCAAAACGACGTTTTTAAGGGTTTGACAATTTCAAATGCCTTTGTATGACAGAGTGCAAACTATTCAAGCTGGGCAAAACCACGAAAAATATGTTCGTCGGTGCACTTCCACGCCACGGTCCGCTTATGGTTGCTATGGAAAATGTCCACAGCAACAGCCCTGTGGAGGATAGACGGACAGCTATATAGACCAATCACCTATCAGTAAATGAAGCGGCGGCCAATGAAAATTCCAGAAACATGTCTCTAGTTAGCTAGAGAGTGCGATGTCAGTAGCATGTACCAGACCCTCTGTGAGATAGCAACGAAAAAGACTAATGGTAAGGCAAGTAAGAACATTTCCACGCTGGCACCTAGTGAGCTACGTTAACTGTATTATTCGTTGTTGTGTACAGCATGCAAATATCTAACGTTAAGGTTTTCTTTGTCGCTAATTTTGGTTTGTCTAGCTGCTCTGCAACGGTAACGTTAGCTGTCATGCTACCAGTTGTGTAAATGTGATATCTCTCAGCATCACAGCCTGTCTGACAAAAgaggcatttttttcttttttacataaattgtcaGTGGAGCTACGACGACCGTATATTAACAAGGAGACACATCCATTACTACGGAAGTTAACAATAATGgattaattcatttttttataCAAACAAGCTTCAAACTGTGAAATTTTTAGCTTTATGATCAAAGCTTAGCTTTGCAGCGTGTCTCTTGCAGACCCAGCATGAGAAGCCCGTCATTCCAATAACATGGACAAGTACGACAAGGTGAAGAAAATTGGGGAAGGCTCATTTGGAAAAGCCATCCTGGTCACATCAAAAGAGGATGGGCGTCAATACGTCATCAAGGAGATTGGCATATCTGGAGTAAGAAACTTTTACAATAATCTATAGAACTGGTAGTATGAGAtgttctttctgtctctctctgtaaccaccttctttttccctttttctgTGACAGATGTCAAGTAAGGAGAGGCAGGAATCTCGAAAAGAAGTTGCTGTACTTGCCAATATGAGCCATCCCAACATTGTCCAGTATAAGGAGTCTTTTGAAGGTATTTGTATCATCTGTAGAATCTTGCTGTAAATTCAACTATGAAAGAAGTAACATACTGTGATTATATTA comes from the Sphaeramia orbicularis chromosome 4, fSphaOr1.1, whole genome shotgun sequence genome and includes:
- the fbxl5 gene encoding F-box/LRR-repeat protein 5 isoform X1, producing MAPFPDEVDVFTGPHWRMKQLVGLYCEKLSKTNFSNNNDFRSFLQSLCATFKEFKMHEQIENEYIIGLLQQRCCTVYNVHSDNKLSEMLSLFEKGLHSVKSEYEQLNYARQLKERLEAFTQDFLPHMKEEEEVFQPMLMQYFTYEELKDIKKQVIAQHCSQQQWGSAAEVLKGFSLWTQAEELQKAFKYADHEKTDYELEQNVNSSTHISQLPSEIMLRLFHYLGPEDLCRCSQVCSSWSDLAKTGSLWRHLYPVRWARGDYYNGPPGDLDQEPDEEWVKSRQKEGRAYQEWDEDADVDESDESGNTEGYMAISNAQREKRLLHGIIQNLLPAVGASVKSIVLAYSSTVSSKMVRQILSLCPNITHLDLTQTNVTDLAFDSWLSLGACCSLEHLDLSGCEKITDYTLKKLSIGLGDLTSTEKRSDQRAKLLKNSAVQITLVDRSNIHQVRRKRQAFIFKQGTGRWGAACPPTQVWVLDSSDLADIEDAADWSRRGGLSVPEADRFIETQIVGDSCCCRRSRRRGHRTGSNVSYLQQQYAMSREVFCGHSTCCTSDVALRTFTEPQCELASSRGSTAGFRTKCSSLGSLQCLEHENRTHQSEAKRSLRFLSLSGCYQVTDMGLRALSQCGGLPVLEHLNLSGCLFITEVGLQELVSACPSLNDEHFYYCDNINGNIHKGNFRPFFLFGNIIHHYDVIVYSVLVKIVDGNV
- the fbxl5 gene encoding F-box/LRR-repeat protein 5 isoform X2; the protein is MAPFPDEVDVFTGPHWRMKQLVGLYCEKLSKTNFSNNNDFRSFLQSLCATFKEFKMHEQIENEYIIGLLQQRCCTVYNVHSDNKLSEMLSLFEKGLHSVKSEYEQLNYARQLKERLEAFTQDFLPHMKEEEEVFQPMLMQYFTYEELKDIKKQVIAQHCSQQQWGSAAEVLKGFSLWTQAEELQKAFKYADHEKTDYELEQNVNSSTHISQLPSEIMLRLFHYLGPEDLCRCSQVCSSWSDLAKTGSLWRHLYPVRWARGDYYNGPPGDLDQEPDEEWVKSRQKEGRAYQEWDEDADVDESDESGNTEGYMAISNAQREKRLLHGIIQNLLPAVGASVKSIVLAYSSTVSSKMVRQILSLCPNITHLDLTQTNVTDLAFDSWLSLGACCSLEHLDLSGCEKITDYTLKKLSIGLGDLTSTEKRSDQRAKLLKNSAVQITLVDRSNIHQVRRKRQAFIFKQGTGRWGAACPPTQVWVLDSSDLADIEDAADWSRRGGLSVPEADRFIETQIVGDSCCCRRSRRRGHRTGSNVSYLQQQYAMSREVFCGHSTCCTSDVALRTFTEPQCELASSRGSTAGFRTKCSSLGSLQCLEHENRTHQSEAKRSLRFLSLSGCYQVTDMGLRALSQCGGLPVLEHLNLSGCLFITEVGLQELVSACPSLNDEHFYYCDNINGPHAETASGCQNLQCGFRACCRSGE